In one Bryobacteraceae bacterium genomic region, the following are encoded:
- a CDS encoding flagellin, translating to MIRGPDSQSEQFLNDLAQISSRLDRAQRQVATGKRINTLSDAPDQVGHLLSLRSELASVQQIQTNIGRVKAEVGTAESALSQAVDVLERIQSLTVQGGSDFATPQARETLAGEVEVLLGQLVSIAQSQIEGRYIFSGDADQDPPYTVDLTLDDPASDYAGTPATRQIQHPNGTRFALARTAEQIFDNQDAPGANVFDAANAARLALRSNDVDAIGAALSALKSANTHLNDQLAWYGGVQAQVNAASDFASRQAVQVQTRIAEVEDADITQAIVELQQASFQRDAALSAQAARPRKTLFDYLG from the coding sequence ATGATCCGCGGCCCCGACTCTCAATCCGAACAATTCCTGAACGATCTGGCGCAGATCTCGTCGCGGCTGGACCGCGCGCAGAGACAGGTGGCTACGGGAAAACGGATCAATACGCTTTCCGACGCCCCGGACCAAGTGGGACATCTGCTATCGCTTCGTAGCGAACTGGCCTCGGTCCAACAGATACAGACGAACATCGGCCGCGTGAAAGCCGAGGTTGGGACGGCTGAATCGGCGCTTTCGCAAGCCGTTGACGTCCTCGAGCGGATCCAATCGCTGACCGTTCAGGGCGGTTCTGACTTTGCGACGCCGCAAGCTCGCGAGACCCTCGCCGGCGAGGTTGAGGTTCTGCTCGGCCAGCTCGTCAGCATCGCCCAATCGCAGATCGAGGGCCGTTACATCTTCTCCGGCGATGCCGACCAGGATCCGCCGTACACCGTTGACCTCACGCTCGACGACCCGGCCAGCGATTATGCCGGTACGCCCGCCACACGGCAAATCCAACACCCCAACGGTACTCGCTTCGCCCTTGCCCGCACCGCTGAGCAGATCTTTGACAACCAGGACGCGCCGGGGGCCAACGTCTTCGACGCCGCCAATGCCGCTCGCCTGGCCCTGCGGTCCAACGACGTGGACGCCATCGGCGCGGCGCTCTCAGCGCTCAAGTCCGCCAATACGCATTTGAACGATCAACTCGCCTGGTACGGCGGCGTGCAGGCCCAGGTCAACGCTGCCTCCGACTTCGCCTCGCGACAGGCCGTGCAGGTGCAGACCCGGATCGCGGAAGTGGAAGACGCCGACATCACGCAAGCCATCGTCGAACTGCAGCAGGCCTCGTTCCAGCGGGATGCGGCGTTGTCCGCACAGGCCGCGCGTCCGCGCAAGACTCTTTTTGATTACCTCGGCTGA
- the csm5 gene encoding type III-A CRISPR-associated RAMP protein Csm5, giving the protein MSHGRYTVTCLTPVLVGDGSALSPIDYMVWKDQVNVLDQRRIFKLLAKGPRLDSYLTQVKRADRLDFASWGGFAQNFAERRIPFEHSSLTEHWNRLRAEDCFIPTFARNHNGAYLPGSALRGALRTTAVAEAVEEAGIATLEQTHEVTRRRLGEALEQRVMGGTSGPAGLDPLKALAIGDSGGGAERFKVHLVRTAKLVDNKGRMALGWKHPMRGSVEANRANDAGAIFAEMATRGSVFEGDWTEREFYRANHTVRNLGWKKGYDRRALFAAANRYAEIALAHHRGFAEVTGLTRLAAGIQALQTKLGEARETGSACLLSIGWGGGLLGKTAWPKVADPVFRKVMADLPFYSRAVRTGMPFPKTRQVVFEQGQPATLPGWVWLAVA; this is encoded by the coding sequence ATGAGCCACGGCCGCTATACGGTAACCTGCCTGACTCCGGTTCTGGTTGGAGACGGGTCCGCGCTGTCGCCGATCGATTATATGGTCTGGAAGGACCAGGTAAACGTGCTCGACCAGCGGCGGATCTTCAAGCTGCTCGCCAAGGGCCCGCGCCTCGACAGTTACCTCACTCAGGTAAAGCGCGCGGACCGCCTGGATTTCGCCAGTTGGGGCGGCTTCGCGCAGAACTTCGCCGAACGGCGCATCCCGTTTGAGCACAGTTCGCTCACCGAGCACTGGAACCGGCTTCGCGCCGAGGACTGCTTCATCCCCACCTTCGCCCGCAACCATAACGGCGCCTATCTTCCGGGCAGCGCGCTCCGCGGAGCCCTGAGGACCACGGCCGTGGCGGAAGCGGTTGAAGAGGCTGGCATCGCCACGCTCGAACAGACGCACGAGGTCACGCGGCGGCGGCTTGGTGAGGCGCTTGAGCAGCGGGTGATGGGCGGCACATCAGGACCGGCGGGGCTCGATCCGCTAAAAGCGCTCGCCATCGGCGATTCGGGTGGCGGCGCCGAGCGCTTCAAGGTGCATCTGGTGCGGACCGCCAAGCTCGTCGACAACAAGGGCCGCATGGCGCTGGGTTGGAAGCATCCGATGCGCGGATCGGTGGAAGCCAATCGCGCTAACGACGCCGGCGCTATTTTCGCGGAGATGGCCACGCGCGGATCCGTGTTCGAGGGCGATTGGACCGAGCGCGAATTCTACCGGGCGAATCATACCGTTCGCAACCTCGGGTGGAAGAAGGGCTACGACCGGCGAGCGCTGTTCGCCGCGGCGAACCGGTACGCGGAAATCGCGCTCGCGCATCATCGCGGCTTCGCCGAGGTGACGGGCCTTACGCGTCTTGCCGCCGGCATTCAGGCGCTGCAAACCAAGCTCGGCGAAGCGCGGGAGACGGGATCCGCGTGCCTGCTCTCCATCGGCTGGGGGGGAGGACTGTTGGGCAAGACGGCGTGGCCGAAAGTGGCTGACCCCGTTTTTCGCAAGGTGATGGCCGACCTTCCCTTCTACTCGCGGGCGGTACGCACCGGGATGCCCTTTCCAAAGACCCGCCAGGTGGTTTTCGAACAGGGGCAGCCGGCGACGCTGCCTGGTTGGGTGTGGCTCGCCGTGGCCTGA
- the csm3 gene encoding type III-A CRISPR-associated RAMP protein Csm3, producing MSSHTAQTELKLIGKLILEGDLLCETGLHVGAGKGSLEIGGADNPVVKDAFGRPYVPGSTLRGRLRSLLEQTGGLTKPTELVYVSRRRGQDVRIHQSDRPDDEVCLLFGRSAGRMERVTGDPVSAAHATPARLTVSDAPLDLESITPQMRENLDDELTEVKSENAIDRITSQASPRTLERVPAGARFRIRMVLDILCEEDKELVAKLVQAMRLLEDDTLGGGGSRGNGRVRFAGLNLRWRGHGFYAEGQPEAGLLDGGDVAALQALATGELASQLA from the coding sequence ATGAGTTCGCATACCGCGCAAACCGAATTGAAGCTGATCGGCAAACTGATTCTCGAAGGAGATCTCCTGTGTGAAACCGGCCTCCACGTGGGCGCCGGCAAGGGATCGCTCGAAATCGGCGGCGCCGACAATCCCGTCGTCAAGGATGCCTTCGGACGCCCGTACGTGCCCGGCTCCACGCTCCGGGGGCGACTCCGTTCGCTGCTCGAGCAAACCGGAGGGCTAACCAAGCCGACTGAACTGGTCTACGTCTCGCGCCGCCGTGGCCAGGACGTTCGCATTCACCAGAGCGACCGCCCGGACGACGAGGTGTGCCTGCTTTTCGGCCGCAGCGCGGGCCGCATGGAGCGCGTCACCGGGGACCCGGTATCGGCCGCGCACGCCACTCCCGCCCGGCTTACCGTCTCCGACGCGCCGCTCGATCTGGAGAGCATCACCCCGCAGATGCGCGAAAATCTCGACGATGAACTCACCGAAGTGAAGAGCGAAAACGCCATCGACCGCATCACGAGCCAAGCCAGCCCGCGAACGCTCGAACGTGTGCCGGCCGGCGCGCGGTTCCGCATCCGGATGGTGCTCGACATTCTCTGCGAGGAAGACAAGGAACTGGTTGCGAAGCTCGTCCAGGCGATGCGGCTGCTCGAAGACGACACGCTCGGCGGCGGCGGCTCGCGGGGCAACGGACGGGTTCGATTCGCCGGTTTGAACCTGCGGTGGCGCGGCCACGGCTTCTACGCCGAAGGGCAGCCCGAAGCGGGTCTGCTCGACGGCGGCGACGTCGCGGCGCTACAGGCGCTGGCCACCGGCGAACTCGCCTCCCAACTTGCCTAG
- a CDS encoding amidohydrolase family protein: MVRRRFLPLIPAALATRSAFPQRRGAQPKPQPLDLPQYEPKSMLHVKESNVPRARFPVIDIHTHLGWGDGKLILPPADLLAVMDRRNIARMVHLTGGYGNALRASVKALAGHPDRFTVFTQPWFEKVADPNYPKFQADQIAQAHKDGARGLKVLKSLGLVVRENFRTGALLKVDDKRFDPMWDACAALKMPVAIHTSDPEAFFTPIDRFNERFEELNAHPDWSFHGKDFPSDRELQEARFRVVARHPKTTFVVLHVGNSENLGYVAENMRKYPNMNVEIGARIGELGRQPRAARRFFDEFQDRILFGTDAVPNGHEYPQQVFGDELYQIYYRFLETEDEHFDYAPARVPPQGRWRIYGIGLPDGILEKVYNANAKRVLGLG; encoded by the coding sequence ATGGTTCGCCGACGTTTTCTCCCTCTGATACCCGCCGCCCTTGCCACGCGTTCCGCTTTCCCGCAGCGTCGCGGGGCGCAGCCCAAACCCCAGCCGCTCGACCTTCCCCAGTACGAGCCCAAGTCGATGCTCCACGTCAAGGAATCCAACGTTCCCCGCGCCAGGTTCCCTGTCATCGACATCCACACCCACCTTGGTTGGGGCGACGGCAAGCTGATCCTTCCACCCGCCGACCTCCTCGCCGTCATGGATCGACGCAACATCGCCCGGATGGTGCATCTGACCGGCGGCTACGGCAATGCCCTCCGCGCTTCGGTGAAGGCGCTCGCCGGGCACCCGGATCGCTTCACGGTGTTCACGCAGCCGTGGTTCGAAAAGGTCGCCGACCCGAACTACCCGAAATTTCAGGCGGACCAGATCGCCCAGGCGCACAAGGACGGCGCGCGCGGACTCAAGGTGCTGAAGTCGCTAGGGCTCGTCGTCCGCGAGAATTTCCGCACGGGCGCGCTCCTCAAAGTCGACGACAAGCGCTTTGATCCGATGTGGGACGCCTGCGCCGCGCTGAAGATGCCCGTGGCCATCCACACGTCAGACCCGGAGGCTTTCTTTACGCCCATTGACCGCTTTAACGAGCGATTCGAGGAACTGAACGCCCATCCGGACTGGTCCTTCCACGGGAAGGATTTCCCATCCGACCGTGAGCTCCAGGAAGCTCGCTTCCGCGTCGTCGCCCGCCACCCCAAGACCACGTTCGTTGTCCTCCATGTCGGCAACTCGGAAAACCTCGGCTACGTCGCCGAGAACATGCGCAAGTACCCGAACATGAATGTCGAGATCGGCGCCCGTATCGGCGAACTGGGCCGCCAGCCCCGTGCCGCGCGCCGTTTCTTTGACGAATTCCAGGACCGCATTCTCTTCGGCACCGACGCCGTGCCCAACGGCCACGAATACCCGCAGCAGGTTTTTGGCGACGAGCTCTATCAGATCTACTACCGCTTCCTCGAAACGGAAGACGAACACTTCGACTACGCCCCCGCGCGCGTTCCCCCGCAAGGGCGCTGGCGCATCTACGGGATCGGGCTTCCGGACGGCATCCTCGAGAAGGTCTACAATGCGAACGCCAAGCGCGTCCTGGGGCTCGGCTGA
- a CDS encoding DUF4965 domain-containing protein — MTRTGNTIPILFVVASLAAQTAAPIRPPAIPLVAHDPYFSIWSFSDSLTDQPTKHWTGADQPLTGILHIDGASHRFIGSLPRRAETIPAMKQTAFRLTPTRTTYAFEASGVHLDLTFLTPALPGDLDVLSRPVTYLLWSVRATDGRRHRVRLYLDADSRLVNNTSEQQAMWSRHRIGDLEVIRLASLEQNMLAKSGDNLRIDWGHFYLAAPAEPGNVRTIGATSRSRDAWLGTMDLPADSHDLDVPLQTSRILATAAITADLGDLGAAPVSSYILAAYDDLYAIEYFRQKLRPWWRRSGHGAEWLLRTAAAQREELEKRTAGFDDELTAALVKSGGAEYAALCTVAYRQAIAAHKIVADSAGRPLHLSKENFSNGSIGTVDVLYPGAPLFLALSPTLVEGELRPIFEYAASGRWPWPYAPHDLGQYPLANGQGYGGGEDNEDRQMPVEESGNMIITLAALSRAQGNTDLAREYWPIVTRWAEFLRDKGLDPDNQLNTDDFAGHTAHNANLSLKAIVALACYSRMAAELGYSETATAYDKLARGMVTEWMKLADDGDHYRLTFDRPGSWSQKYNLVWDKILGLKLFPPEVARKEAAYYKTKLKPFGLPLDSRSDYTKLDWILWTATLADSRADFVALSRGAYRFANETPTRVPLSDWYWTTDGKQRGFQARSVVGGLFIKLLADRFAAQ; from the coding sequence ATGACACGAACGGGCAACACGATCCCAATTCTGTTCGTCGTGGCCTCGCTCGCGGCCCAGACCGCGGCTCCCATCCGCCCCCCCGCGATCCCGCTGGTTGCCCACGACCCCTACTTCTCCATTTGGTCCTTCAGCGATAGTCTCACCGATCAGCCAACCAAACACTGGACCGGCGCCGACCAGCCGCTCACCGGCATCTTGCATATTGATGGCGCCTCACACCGATTCATCGGAAGCCTTCCGCGCCGGGCCGAGACGATCCCGGCCATGAAGCAGACCGCCTTCCGGCTCACCCCGACTCGCACGACTTACGCCTTCGAAGCCTCCGGCGTCCACCTCGACCTCACCTTCCTCACGCCGGCGCTCCCCGGCGATCTCGACGTGCTCTCACGGCCGGTGACGTACCTGTTGTGGTCCGTGCGCGCCACAGACGGGCGCCGCCACCGGGTTCGGCTTTACCTGGATGCGGATTCGCGTCTGGTCAACAATACGTCCGAGCAGCAGGCGATGTGGAGCCGGCACCGCATCGGCGATCTCGAAGTGATCCGGCTTGCGAGCCTTGAGCAGAACATGCTGGCGAAGTCCGGTGACAACTTACGGATCGATTGGGGTCACTTCTACCTCGCCGCGCCGGCGGAGCCGGGCAACGTCCGCACGATCGGCGCGACTTCGCGCAGTCGCGACGCCTGGCTCGGCACGATGGACCTGCCGGCGGACTCCCACGACCTCGATGTGCCGCTGCAGACGTCGCGCATCCTCGCCACGGCGGCCATCACGGCCGATCTCGGCGACCTCGGTGCGGCGCCTGTTTCGAGCTACATCCTCGCGGCATACGACGACCTATACGCGATCGAGTATTTCAGGCAGAAGCTCCGGCCCTGGTGGCGTCGCAGCGGCCACGGCGCGGAGTGGCTTCTGCGAACGGCCGCCGCGCAGCGCGAAGAACTCGAGAAGCGCACCGCTGGCTTCGACGATGAACTGACCGCCGCGCTGGTGAAGTCTGGCGGCGCCGAGTACGCCGCGCTCTGTACCGTCGCTTATCGGCAGGCGATCGCCGCGCACAAGATCGTTGCGGACTCCGCCGGCCGCCCGCTGCACCTTTCGAAAGAGAACTTCTCCAACGGCAGCATCGGGACGGTCGATGTTCTCTATCCGGGCGCACCGCTATTTCTTGCCCTGAGCCCAACACTGGTGGAAGGCGAACTGCGCCCGATCTTCGAATACGCCGCGTCAGGCCGGTGGCCTTGGCCCTACGCCCCGCACGACCTCGGTCAATACCCGCTTGCCAACGGCCAAGGCTACGGCGGCGGCGAGGACAACGAGGATCGCCAGATGCCAGTGGAAGAGAGCGGCAACATGATCATCACGCTTGCTGCGCTGTCACGTGCCCAAGGCAACACCGACCTCGCCCGCGAGTATTGGCCGATTGTGACGCGCTGGGCCGAATTCCTGCGCGACAAGGGCCTCGACCCCGACAATCAGCTCAACACCGACGACTTCGCCGGGCACACGGCGCACAATGCGAATCTTTCGTTGAAGGCGATCGTGGCGCTCGCCTGTTACAGCCGGATGGCCGCCGAACTCGGGTACAGCGAAACGGCAACCGCTTATGACAAGCTCGCGCGCGGCATGGTGACGGAGTGGATGAAACTCGCCGACGACGGCGATCACTATCGGCTCACGTTTGACCGGCCCGGGTCATGGAGCCAGAAGTACAACCTGGTCTGGGACAAGATCCTTGGGCTGAAGCTGTTTCCTCCAGAGGTGGCGCGCAAGGAAGCCGCCTACTACAAGACCAAGCTGAAGCCGTTCGGCCTCCCGCTCGATTCGCGCAGCGATTATACGAAGCTCGACTGGATCCTCTGGACCGCGACGCTCGCTGATTCCCGGGCGGATTTCGTCGCGCTCAGCCGCGGCGCCTACCGTTTCGCGAATGAGACTCCCACACGCGTCCCATTGAGCGATTGGTATTGGACCACCGACGGCAAGCAGCGCGGATTTCAGGCACGATCCGTAGTCGGCGGGCTATTCATCAAGCTGCTGGCCGACCGCTTCGCGGCTCAGTGA
- a CDS encoding methyltransferase domain-containing protein translates to MRTPSASWGSADMDPVASHYTVSGLLDRLDAALRLHGKDPAKVTVDDLAPLDEFHMRGREATEDLAALAGLESGDHVVDVGCGIGGSSRFLAARCGCRVTGIDLTPEFCSTAEALTRRTGLDGQIEYRCASALAMPLADASADVAWTQHAQMNIADKPGLYREIARIVKPGGRFAFHDILAGPGGIPHFPVHWADYAELSHLVAPDDLRALLERSGFRILAWHDKTGVSVAWFKTTGKAARDLPPDAPPPLGVQLLLGGDMSAKVANVTRNMEEGRITFHMGVAERLR, encoded by the coding sequence ATGCGAACGCCAAGCGCGTCCTGGGGCTCGGCTGACATGGACCCCGTCGCCAGCCACTACACCGTCTCCGGACTCCTCGACCGTTTGGATGCCGCGCTTCGCCTTCACGGCAAGGACCCGGCTAAGGTAACCGTGGACGATCTGGCGCCGCTCGACGAATTCCACATGCGCGGCCGCGAGGCCACCGAGGACCTCGCCGCGCTCGCCGGCCTCGAAAGCGGAGACCACGTCGTCGATGTCGGCTGCGGTATCGGCGGATCTTCCCGCTTCCTCGCCGCCCGCTGCGGTTGCCGCGTTACCGGCATTGACCTCACACCGGAATTCTGCAGCACTGCCGAGGCGCTCACCCGCCGTACCGGCCTCGACGGCCAGATCGAATACCGCTGCGCGAGCGCGCTGGCCATGCCCCTCGCGGACGCCTCCGCCGACGTCGCTTGGACGCAGCACGCCCAGATGAACATTGCGGACAAACCTGGGCTCTATCGCGAGATTGCGCGTATTGTCAAACCCGGCGGACGCTTCGCCTTTCACGACATCCTGGCCGGCCCCGGCGGGATCCCACACTTCCCGGTCCACTGGGCGGACTATGCCGAACTCAGCCATCTCGTCGCGCCGGATGATCTCCGCGCGCTGCTCGAGCGCTCCGGCTTCCGCATCCTCGCCTGGCACGACAAGACCGGCGTTTCGGTGGCTTGGTTCAAGACTACAGGCAAAGCCGCCCGTGACCTGCCGCCGGACGCCCCTCCGCCGCTCGGAGTCCAGCTCCTGCTTGGCGGCGACATGTCGGCCAAGGTCGCCAACGTAACCCGCAACATGGAGGAAGGCCGCATCACGTTCCACATGGGGGTCGCGGAACGCCTCCGATAG
- the csm2 gene encoding type III-A CRISPR-associated protein Csm2: MADENPDQLQETPAVESAPAPAETAAPPAEPAPAPAAQAAPAAEAAPAAEAAPPAESAPAPAEASVAAPAEPPAAAPQRDQPQPQGKPSGKPQQQGDRPSKGDRGNRPQQQGERRDRGDRPAREGQGGAGPRGGQDAQRGPRHDRGERRDFRGGRPDGPMEIDLEKLIADSLYLDNQAHAVVARMRDMDSGTRSQLRRFYNAVRRACRAPEGERQHHFVMLRARLAYTIARHSLRSLDSLEKLLLQVTRKNEMKGYERFRDLFEAIVAYNE; this comes from the coding sequence ATGGCAGACGAGAATCCCGATCAGTTACAGGAAACCCCGGCGGTCGAGTCCGCGCCCGCTCCGGCGGAGACGGCGGCGCCTCCCGCGGAACCGGCCCCAGCGCCTGCGGCTCAGGCTGCCCCGGCGGCTGAGGCTGCTCCGGCGGCGGAGGCCGCGCCGCCCGCCGAGTCCGCCCCCGCGCCAGCCGAAGCTTCCGTCGCCGCACCGGCCGAACCTCCGGCGGCCGCACCGCAACGCGACCAGCCTCAACCCCAGGGCAAGCCCTCCGGCAAGCCGCAGCAGCAGGGCGACCGTCCGTCGAAGGGCGATCGCGGCAACCGTCCCCAGCAGCAGGGCGAGCGCCGCGACCGTGGCGACCGTCCGGCCCGCGAAGGCCAGGGCGGCGCCGGTCCGCGCGGAGGCCAGGACGCCCAACGCGGCCCGCGGCACGACCGCGGCGAGCGCCGTGACTTTCGGGGCGGCCGTCCGGACGGTCCGATGGAGATCGACCTCGAAAAGCTCATCGCCGACTCGCTCTACCTCGACAATCAGGCCCACGCCGTAGTCGCCCGGATGCGCGACATGGACTCCGGCACGCGCTCCCAGCTCCGCCGCTTCTACAACGCCGTCCGCCGCGCCTGCCGCGCCCCGGAGGGCGAACGCCAGCACCACTTCGTCATGCTTCGCGCGCGACTCGCCTACACCATCGCCAGGCATTCGCTGCGCAGCCTCGACAGCCTGGAGAAGCTGCTTCTCCAGGTTACTCGCAAGAACGAGATGAAAGGTTACGAGAGATTCCGCGATCTGTTCGAAGCCATCGTCGCCTACAACGAATAG
- a CDS encoding arylsulfatase: protein MSRMVCFPEIMNRRSFLSTIAAAAHPTARAQPHRPNILLIMADDMGFSDLGCYGGEISTPNIDALAKRGVRFRQFYNTARCCPTRASLMTGLYAHQAGVGHMVDTPKPWTAYKGDLSPNSVTIAEALKPAGYRTYMSGKWHVTPVNDSKHNWPRQRGFDRFFGTIHGAGSFFDPVTLTRDNEPIQAGKDFYYTDAIADNAAACIRDHASANADAPFFLYCAFTSPHWPLHALANDIAKYKGRYEQGWDALRAERRQRMIQMGIVDKRWPITPRDPSVPAWADAPNKEWQERRMEVYAAQVDRMDQGIGRIVAELKHNGAFDNTLILFLADNGGCAEELGPNGRGRHFPQQRRDGGPVALGNDPSRMPGGEDTYQSYGTPWANASNTPFRLYKHWVHEGGISTPFIAHWPGQMREGRMTDSPGHLVDVMATCCDVGGAKYPETRVGEPVTPAEGTSLTPAFSGRRLPEREIYWEHEGNRAIRAGDWKLVSRHPGTWELYNMPADRTELRDLSGSEPGRVAAMTAKWDAWAKRVGVEDWEKVRRG, encoded by the coding sequence ATGAGCCGCATGGTATGCTTTCCGGAAATCATGAACCGGAGATCGTTCCTTTCCACGATTGCGGCCGCGGCGCACCCCACGGCGCGCGCCCAGCCCCACCGCCCCAACATCCTCCTCATCATGGCCGACGACATGGGATTCTCCGACCTCGGCTGCTACGGCGGCGAAATCTCCACCCCGAACATCGACGCTCTCGCCAAACGCGGCGTCCGCTTCCGCCAGTTTTACAACACCGCTCGCTGCTGCCCCACCCGCGCCTCGTTGATGACCGGCCTCTATGCGCACCAGGCCGGCGTCGGCCACATGGTGGATACGCCGAAACCCTGGACGGCCTACAAGGGCGATCTTAGCCCTAACTCTGTCACCATCGCCGAAGCCCTGAAACCGGCCGGCTACCGCACCTACATGTCCGGCAAGTGGCACGTCACGCCGGTGAACGATTCGAAGCACAACTGGCCGCGCCAGCGCGGGTTCGACCGCTTCTTTGGCACCATCCACGGCGCCGGCAGCTTCTTTGATCCCGTCACCCTCACCCGCGACAATGAACCGATCCAGGCCGGCAAGGACTTCTACTACACCGACGCTATCGCCGACAACGCCGCCGCCTGCATCCGCGATCATGCCTCGGCCAACGCCGATGCTCCGTTCTTCCTCTACTGCGCGTTCACCTCTCCCCACTGGCCGCTCCACGCGCTGGCGAACGACATCGCCAAATACAAGGGGCGCTACGAACAAGGCTGGGACGCCCTCCGCGCCGAACGGCGCCAGCGCATGATCCAAATGGGCATCGTCGACAAGCGGTGGCCGATCACGCCGCGCGACCCGAGCGTCCCGGCTTGGGCCGACGCGCCGAATAAGGAGTGGCAGGAGCGCCGGATGGAAGTCTACGCGGCGCAGGTGGATCGCATGGACCAGGGCATCGGCCGGATTGTGGCCGAACTCAAGCACAACGGCGCTTTCGACAACACCCTCATCCTGTTCCTGGCCGACAACGGCGGGTGCGCCGAGGAGTTGGGCCCCAACGGGCGCGGCCGGCATTTTCCCCAGCAGCGCCGCGATGGCGGTCCGGTGGCGCTCGGCAACGATCCCTCGCGAATGCCGGGCGGAGAGGATACCTACCAGAGCTATGGGACGCCGTGGGCGAACGCTTCGAATACGCCTTTCCGCTTATACAAACACTGGGTACACGAAGGCGGCATCTCGACGCCTTTCATCGCGCATTGGCCGGGGCAGATGCGCGAGGGCAGGATGACCGATTCACCTGGCCATCTGGTGGACGTCATGGCCACGTGCTGCGACGTCGGCGGCGCGAAGTACCCGGAGACGCGCGTGGGCGAACCGGTCACCCCGGCCGAGGGCACATCGCTGACGCCGGCCTTCTCCGGCCGCCGGCTGCCGGAGCGCGAGATCTACTGGGAGCACGAAGGCAATCGGGCGATTCGCGCCGGGGACTGGAAGCTCGTCTCGCGGCATCCGGGAACTTGGGAGTTGTACAACATGCCGGCGGACCGCACGGAACTCCGGGACCTCTCCGGGAGCGAGCCGGGGCGCGTAGCCGCCATGACCGCGAAGTGGGACGCTTGGGCGAAGCGCGTGGGCGTCGAGGATTGGGAGAAGGTCCGGCGCGGGTAG